The Natronolimnobius baerhuensis DNA segment GAACGCGGGAGACGGCGCTACAGTCGGTCGGTACCGACGATAAGATTGCCGTCCTCGGTTCGCCCGGTCAGCAGTGCACTGTCCTCGAGTCCGCTGTCAGAACCGTCGAAGTGAACCATCTGTGAGCGGTTGCCGCGTCCGTTGCTGTTTCCGGGTCCGTTACCGTTTCCGCGTCCGTTGCCGTTTCCGCGCCCATTGCCGTTTCCACGTCCATTGCCGCCACCACCTGGCAGATGCACGACATCGCTGCCGTCGCCTGCGGCGACCAGGTCTGGATCGCCAAAGCGAACCGTCTCGTAGTCAACATCGGCAGGGTCGAATTCGTCGCCGCCATGGAGATGGACCGGCACACGTCCGTTGCCCTGTCCCGAGCCGCGAACGTCGATATCGACGAGGATAATCTCGAGGGATTCATCGGTTGGCTCCTCGAGCGAGAGCGACGTTGCGATTTCGTTGTCGCCGACATCGACGGTCAGATCGTACTCGCCGAGGAACGCGGTCACGTCGAACGCGCCGTCGGCGTCCGTTTCGCCCGTTTCGTCGGTCCACCACTCCTCGAAGACGAGGCCGGTGTAGACGTCGTGGGTCGGCTTTGGATTCCAGTCGGCGTCGAACAGCGGCGCGTCGTCCTCCCAGTGTTCGTCGTCCCAGAGACCCCACATGACGAAATCCTCCATGTCCGGATGGCTGTAGACCGTCTTGAGGAACCAGTGGAAGAAGTCGGCTTTGTCCTCCTCGAGCCAGTTCGGATCTGCCATATCGAACTCGGTGATCCGCAGAGCCGCCCCGTCGCCGGCCTCGGCGTAGCGGTCGAGCGTCTCCATGATCTCACCGGGCGTGAGTTGCTCGCTGCGGCTGAAGTGACTCTGCAGGCCGATCCCGCCGAGGTCGACGCCGTCAGCGTCTGCGAGGAACTCGATCTGGCGCTCGTAGTCGTCGCGCGTCCCCTCGTAGGGACCAGCGAGTACGTTGTAGTCGTTGACGTCGAGTGCAACTCCCTCGGGCGCAACGTCGGTTGCCGTCTCGTACCACTCCTCGAGTATCGGCGCTTCGACGGGGTCGACGTCCTCGCCGTCGATGAGTTCTTTCATCTCGGGTTCGTGGATGGCCTCGTTGACCACGTCCCAGTGTTCCATATCGTCGCCGTAGTGCTCGATGATCGTCTCGATGTGCTCGAGCGTGCGCTGTTCGACGTGGGCGGCGTCGCCCTCGTCCATCGCGTCTTCGACGTCTTCCGGGATCGCGTAGGCGTCGCGATTGGCCCACAGACAGGCGTGACCGCGAATATCGAGGTCCTGCTCGAGGACCCACTCAGTCGCCGCATCTGCGGTCTCCTGATTCTCCTCGAAGAAACGCCACTTGTGGTGGTTCTCGAGGACGGTCGTGTTGAACAGATCCGGAATGACCTCCCGGTACTGCTCGCCGTCGGCGTCATCGGTCTGGAGCCGATTTGCGTCGACGGCAGTCCCGAACGTGAACTCGTGGTCTTGCATCTCGAGGTCGACGGCGGCGTCGACAGCGTCCCCATTTGTGTCGGTGACCGAGACAGTGAGATCCGCAGTTCGGTGCTCCTGAATCCGCGCGTCTGCGTCGTCTTCCCAGCCGTCCTCGAGGTCGATCTCTTCGTCCCACGATGGAAGTTCGTTCGGGTCTGCGCCGTTCGCGAAGTCAAGCAGTGCAAGACCGCCGATATCGACTGTCTGGCCTTCGACACCAAGCCAGAACTCGGTCCACCACTCGCCTGCATCCCCGCCACTCTGGAAGCCGATTGGGAAGAAATACCGCTCCCACTCCTGGCCGGCCGAAATGCCGCCGTTCAAGACGTAATTAGCCGATTCATTGTCTGCGTCGGTCGATTTATACGTGATATCTGCGGTCGAGCCACCTGTTCCTGGGTTGCGGATGTATGCGACGCCGAGTAACGTATCGCCGGCTGAGACACCACGGTCCTCGACGGTCGCCTGAAAGTTGATTCCCCACGGATCCAGCGACCCGTCCTCGAGTTCGCCGACCGAAACGCGGGTCGCTTCGGAAAACGGCACGTCCTCGTCCGCTACTGCGAGAGATTCGCGTTCGCCGAGTTCTTCATTTGCCCCGGCGAGATCGTAGGCACTGAACGTCTCGGCTTCGTTTTCTGCATAGACGAAGTGTCCAGGGGCGATCTCGAGTTCCGAGAGTTCATCGACCAGTCCGGCGTAGTATTCGTCATCTGGGTCAGGCCACTCGTCGTAGACGACTTCCTCGCCCTCGTCTTCGTCGCCGCCGTCGTAGTCGTCGCCGATTGCGCCGCTTGGCAGTTCGCTCACATCGATATCTTGTCCGAAGTCGAACAGTGCGAGACCACCGACGTCGACCGTCTGAACGTCGAAGCCGAGGTGAACCTCGATTGTCCACTCGAAGTCGCTGCCCTCGGCTGCAGCGTCGAACTCGATGGGGAAGAAGTATCGCTGCCACTGGGCTGGTGGCTCCTGATGATCGTCACTGACGACCGAATTCCACGCATCGGACTGGTCGTTAGACGCGACGTACTGCGCCGTGGCGTCGCCGTCGGGCGCTCGAAGGTACGCAACACCGAGCATAACGTCGCCTGCCTCGACCGAACGGTACGGATCGCTGGCCCAGTCGGCTGTTCGCAACTGGACGTCCCAGTTCTCATCGGGTTCCTCGGTGATCTCGAACCGAGTCGCGTCCGAGAATGGGACTCCGTCACCGGTGACAGTGAGGGGGTCAGCGGATCCGAAGCCTTCAGTTCCGGCCCAGAACTGGTCGGCAGTTGCCGATTCGCTGTTCCCGAAAACGAACTCAGCTGGCGGCAACCCCATTGCCGACAGGTCCTCGACGAGTAACTGATAGTACTCATCGCCGGGTTCGGGCCATTCTGACTCATCATCGGCACCAACGCGGCCAGCCAGCCCAGCCGTTACCCCGAACGCTCCAATTGTGCCCAGGAGCGGACGCCGACGAATCGAGCCGTCGGATTCTGATTCCCTACTTCCATCGTCGTTCGTGATAGTACGACGCATACTCGCACCCAAAACAACTATGGGTAAAAGATTTTCTATCGTACGAAAATATGATCCCATTATCTATTCCATTCACGAGTAAATTTCTGATGTATTTCCAATAGTGAATATGGCCACATAGAAGCGAAACGAACTCGTGCTCACAGACTGCGGTCTGAGTGGTACGATGGCGTCTCAGGCTTCTACCGATGGTAAAAATCGCTGTCCGTATATCGATCCGCTGACTCCGGCGCTACTGTTACTTCGAAGCGTCGTCGGTTCCGCGAGTTGACTTCGTCAGCAAGCGACCGGCAACAGCACCGAGGCCAACTATCGTCGCGCCGATACCAAAGCCGGGAACACTGTCACTTCCGGACGAATCATCGTCCTGTCCGTCCGCTTCGGATTGGTCAGTCTCGTCGTCCTGATCGTCTGCGTCGGACTGGTCGTCCTCCTCGTCCTGGTCCACAGACTCATCCGTACTCTCTCCATCGTCGTCCGTGCCGTCCTCACTGTCTCCCGCAATATCATTGACGGGACCCGATGGCAACTCGTCGGTGTCGACGTCCTGGCCGAAATGCAACAGGGCAATCCCACCGACGTCGATGGTCTGGACGTCAAAGCCGAAGTGGAACTGTGCCGACCACTCGTATGCGTCGCCGTCGGCCGCTTCTTCGAACTCGATTGGGAAATAGTACCGTCCCCACTCGTCAGTGACCGTCTGCAGATCGTCACTGACAACCGAGTTCCACTGGCCGGACTCCGTGTTCTCGACGACGAACTGAACCTCGCCCTGGCCCTCGGGTGCACGAAGGTATGCAACACCAAGCGCGACATCGCCAGCGTCAACCGAGCGGTACGGTTCGCTGGCCCACTCAGCCGTTCGATACTGGACGTCCCAGTTGCTCGGGGGATCAATAGTGACCTCGAATCGATTCGCGTTCGAGAACGCAACGTCGTCGTCGCTTACGTCGAGGCTCTCGAACGATCCGTAGTCTCCAGCCTCGCCCCAGAACTCGTCGTTCGTCCCAGATTCGGTGTTGTCGAAGACGAACTCCGCCGATGGGAGTCCCATCTCAGAGAGGTCCTCGACAAGCCCCTCGTAGTACGCATCGCCGGGTTCGGACGCTGGTTCTTCCGCGTTCTCTTCGTCCGTTTCTTCTGCATCCTCCTCTTCGGCACTCACGTGGCCGATAGCTGCTGTCGTCAGTCCAGCCACACCGACTGTCTGCAGTACCGAGCGGCGATGAATCGTCACAGCACCTGTTTCCCCACTGCCACCGTCCACCTGTTTTTCAACCATATGAATATCATCATCTTCTGATACTAAAACAGTTCCGGCCAGGCCTGCCGAATTCGGCCGCGACTACGCCTCTACTAGGTAACTGGTACCAAACTACACTCGTCTCGAGACCAAGAAATTAATAATGTTAAATAGGTCTGTCACTGTTCGCCGTCGGACAGTTCGCCAGCACGTCGTTCACAGCCATCTCGAGGCGGGGTTCGACAGCGAGGACCCGCAACGATCCAGTTGCGATAGGGACGACAGAAACAAATCATGCACTGATCGCGATATGATCCTGCGATCAGGTGCGTATAGTAGCCACTGACAGTCAGTGCACACCCAATCGCATGACGGCTATGCGATTGGTGTGTAAACAGTTTCAGTTGTTACTATAGTGACGTCGAGAGCGATGCTCCCTGCTCGAGTCCTGCTTAGACGCTGTCGAACGTCCAGAGTTGGTTATTGTCGCCGTGCCACTCGTACTGCTGAACGTTCGCGCCGTCATCGGTCGAGGAACTTTCGACCTCGAGGGCCTTCTCGGTGTGAACCGGCTGGATGTGGTACTGGCCGCTGCCCTGATCGTTCAGGTAGAAGCGCTGGTTGTCGCCACCGTGGTCTGCGTACTGCTGGACGTTTGCGCCGTCTGACTCGCCGCCAACATCGAGGACGTTGCCGCTGTTGACGTTCTCGATGCGATACGCACCGCCGCCGGTGTCCTCGACGTGCCACTGCTGATTGTCGCCGCCCCAGTACTCATACTGCTGGATGTTCGCGCCGTTGTCGGTGGACTGTCCGGAGACGTCGAGGCCCTTGCCGCTGTTTGCGTTCTGGATGCTGTAGGTGCCATCGGCGAGGTCTCCAGAGGAACCGCCGGAGCCACCGTCATCGCCGCCTGATCCGCCATCATCGCCGCCACCACCGCCACCACCGCCACCGCCGCCGCTGGTTTCGCTGAACGAAACAGAGGCACTGTTGGACCCCTGGTAGTCCCAGGCTTCGACAGCCATAATCTGGTAGTCGTGATTGCCCAACTCGAGGCCGTGGCTTTCCCAGGCATCGAAGTGGTTGCCAATGTTGACGGTGCCGCTGGTGCGGGAGTTCTGGCGGATGCTCCAGTACTGGGTGAACGTCGCCGTGCCTTCGATAGAGGGCTCCTCGATGCGTTCGGACGTCGCGATGTCGTACGTGCCGCCGTCGCTCTGGTGGGTACCATGTTCCTCGTCGCCGGGTCGATAGGTCCCGTAGTTTTCGATGATGTAGTACTCCACGAGCGGATCCGTCGTCCACCCGTAGATGCAGAGATAGGAGTTTTCGGACGGATTGTGCGTCGCGTCGTATTCGATTGTCCGGCTTGCACCGGGATCCCAGCCCATCCCGACGACGAAGTTGCCGGTGTTTTGCCAGTCAACGCTGTAACTGCCGCCGTCCTCGAGGGTCATCGAGACCGTATCGTCGGTGTCGGTCCAGAATGAGACGAACGAGCCGTCGTAGCTGGTCTGTTGGTTCTCGGTGAGCGTTTCCTGAGCGGCAGCTGAGGTCGCCATGGCCCCAATTCCGAGACCAGTCACCGCGGTTGCGCCCGCCGCTTTCATATACTCACGCCGGTCGATCAGTTCATCTGTCGGTGCAGTCGTGCTGTCTGTCTCGTCGTTTGTCATTGTTCTCGTGGTCGTGTCGCCGTGTTCGTTCAATTCGGTACAGCATGGGTGGCACTCCCAACCGATTGGTATGGGTAACCACCGCACTAGAATGACCAACGGCAATTAATGATAAACTTTTCTGAACGTTACTTACTATAATTATAATACATGTTTTGTCATAACATCAACTAGGGACGGTGAGACGAGAATCGGGGTAGTCGACTGGCAACCCACGCTAACGTGCTATCAGAACACTCGAGACGCCCAGTCGAAAAAACAAACCGCAGTTGGCTGCGTTACTCTGCGTCGACTGCCGAGTCCGTATAGTACGTTCGGGCAGTCTTTGGCACGGTCTTCGTGTCCGTGACCTCGAGGTCCTCGGTCGCCTCGATATCTGTCGCGGAGCTTCCGACGCGAATCTCGTATGGGCCTTCCTCAACAGTGAGGTTCATATCGAGATCGTGGAACGCGAGTTGGGTCGTGTTGAACTCGAAGGTGACGCGTTTGGATTCGCCAGCCTCGAGATCGACGCGTTCGAAGCCGAGCAGTTCCTGCACCGGACGGGCCTGACTCGGGTTCGCCGCGTGCGTGTAGAGTTGGACGATCTCGGTCCCGGCGCGGTCGCCGGTGTTCGTGACCGTGACGCTCGCAGTAACCGACTCGAGTGGGGTAGTGCTGTCTGCCGACAGCGACAGGTCGCCGTACTCGAACTCGGTGTAGCTCAGCCCGTGGCCGAACGGATACACCGGGTTGCTGTCGGTGTAGACGTAGTCTTTGTTCGCCGTGTTTGCCTTCCGGTTGTAGTAGACCGGGAGCTGGCCGACCGATTTCGGCAGCGAGACAGGCAGTTTTCCTGCAGGGTTGTACTCGCCGAACAGCGTCTCGGCAATTGCTGGTCCACCCTCGTCGCCCGGCAGCCAGGCGTAGAGAATCGCCGGGGCGTCCTCAGCGATGTCCTCGATTGCGTGTGGTCTCCCACTGACAACGACGACGACGACCGGCGTGTCCGTCTCGAGCAATTCGGTAACGAGATCCTCCTGAACGCCAGGAAGCCCGAGATGGGTCATGTCACAGCCTTCGCCGCTGGTTGGGACGCTTGGTTTCTCTTCTTTGTCGGCATCGACGTCCGAGAAGTCGACCGCGGAGCGAGCGCCGACGAACGCCAGCGCGACATCAGCATCTTCGGCTGCGTCGGTTGCGGCACTGATCTCGTCCGTCGATGGCCCGGAGATCGTACAGCCCTGCTCGTAGGTCACGTCAAGCCCGTCTCGGTCCT contains these protein-coding regions:
- a CDS encoding endo-1,4-beta-xylanase, with the translated sequence MRRTITNDDGSRESESDGSIRRRPLLGTIGAFGVTAGLAGRVGADDESEWPEPGDEYYQLLVEDLSAMGLPPAEFVFGNSESATADQFWAGTEGFGSADPLTVTGDGVPFSDATRFEITEEPDENWDVQLRTADWASDPYRSVEAGDVMLGVAYLRAPDGDATAQYVASNDQSDAWNSVVSDDHQEPPAQWQRYFFPIEFDAAAEGSDFEWTIEVHLGFDVQTVDVGGLALFDFGQDIDVSELPSGAIGDDYDGGDEDEGEEVVYDEWPDPDDEYYAGLVDELSELEIAPGHFVYAENEAETFSAYDLAGANEELGERESLAVADEDVPFSEATRVSVGELEDGSLDPWGINFQATVEDRGVSAGDTLLGVAYIRNPGTGGSTADITYKSTDADNESANYVLNGGISAGQEWERYFFPIGFQSGGDAGEWWTEFWLGVEGQTVDIGGLALLDFANGADPNELPSWDEEIDLEDGWEDDADARIQEHRTADLTVSVTDTNGDAVDAAVDLEMQDHEFTFGTAVDANRLQTDDADGEQYREVIPDLFNTTVLENHHKWRFFEENQETADAATEWVLEQDLDIRGHACLWANRDAYAIPEDVEDAMDEGDAAHVEQRTLEHIETIIEHYGDDMEHWDVVNEAIHEPEMKELIDGEDVDPVEAPILEEWYETATDVAPEGVALDVNDYNVLAGPYEGTRDDYERQIEFLADADGVDLGGIGLQSHFSRSEQLTPGEIMETLDRYAEAGDGAALRITEFDMADPNWLEEDKADFFHWFLKTVYSHPDMEDFVMWGLWDDEHWEDDAPLFDADWNPKPTHDVYTGLVFEEWWTDETGETDADGAFDVTAFLGEYDLTVDVGDNEIATSLSLEEPTDESLEIILVDIDVRGSGQGNGRVPVHLHGGDEFDPADVDYETVRFGDPDLVAAGDGSDVVHLPGGGGNGRGNGNGRGNGNGRGNGNGPGNSNGRGNRSQMVHFDGSDSGLEDSALLTGRTEDGNLIVGTDRL
- a CDS encoding glycoside hydrolase family 11 protein, which codes for MTNDETDSTTAPTDELIDRREYMKAAGATAVTGLGIGAMATSAAAQETLTENQQTSYDGSFVSFWTDTDDTVSMTLEDGGSYSVDWQNTGNFVVGMGWDPGASRTIEYDATHNPSENSYLCIYGWTTDPLVEYYIIENYGTYRPGDEEHGTHQSDGGTYDIATSERIEEPSIEGTATFTQYWSIRQNSRTSGTVNIGNHFDAWESHGLELGNHDYQIMAVEAWDYQGSNSASVSFSETSGGGGGGGGGGGDDGGSGGDDGGSGGSSGDLADGTYSIQNANSGKGLDVSGQSTDNGANIQQYEYWGGDNQQWHVEDTGGGAYRIENVNSGNVLDVGGESDGANVQQYADHGGDNQRFYLNDQGSGQYHIQPVHTEKALEVESSSTDDGANVQQYEWHGDNNQLWTFDSV